The proteins below are encoded in one region of Desulfobacterales bacterium:
- a CDS encoding four helix bundle protein — MFCIQIEIAIGIGIEKNMTLGREKLDVYRLSIGYVAWVYEKADSLNGVHRPARDQWLRASQSIPLNIAEGNGKTAEADRRRYFEIARGSALECAAIQDVLVVGKALDKMESRNRKDELDRMAAMLSRLGGRGYQVREDQEVYSIDFDPDSDFDSDFDPDSEENESQP, encoded by the coding sequence TTGTTCTGTATCCAAATCGAAATCGCTATCGGGATCGGGATCGAAAAAAATATGACCCTTGGACGTGAAAAACTGGACGTCTATCGCCTTTCAATAGGCTACGTTGCATGGGTTTACGAGAAGGCCGACAGCCTGAACGGAGTCCATCGGCCCGCCCGGGATCAATGGCTTCGGGCCAGCCAGTCGATACCGCTCAATATCGCCGAAGGTAATGGCAAGACCGCGGAAGCCGACCGAAGGCGTTATTTCGAAATCGCTCGTGGCTCCGCGCTTGAGTGCGCGGCGATTCAAGATGTGCTGGTTGTCGGCAAGGCGCTGGACAAGATGGAAAGCCGGAACCGCAAGGATGAACTCGACCGTATGGCCGCGATGCTCAGCCGTCTCGGCGGAAGAGGATACCAAGTTCGAGAGGATCAGGAAGTCTACAGCATCGATTTCGATCCCGATAGCGATTTTGATTCCGATTTCGATCCCGATAGCGAAGAAAACGAATCCCAACCTTAG
- a CDS encoding Tex family protein: METDRFIAAISEELTLNPGQVEAAASLLESGATIPFIARYRKEATGSLDEVAVTAIRDRLNQLKELSDRKETVLKSLEKNGHLTDELKQKVLAADSLATLEDLYLPYKPKRRTKGVIAREKGLEPLATALFEQTGKDPQAAADPFIDPEKGFNTIDEALSGARDIIAETVNENEDARAALREIFFTKGIIKSWVAADMAEKGAKYRDYFDWEEPLTAIPSHRMLAIRRGETEDILHFRIQPDADQATALLESLFVKGDGPDAEQVRQAVKDAYKRLLSNSMETEARIRAKKTADTEAIRIFAENLRQLLLAPPLGTKRVMGIDPGFRTGCKVVCLDAQGKLLLTDTIYPHMSEKQRAAERDKIKSLCETYQIEAVAVGNGTAGRETEAFVKAIEFSPPPQVVMVNESGASVYSASEVAREEFPNHDLTVRGAVSIGRRLMDPLAELVKIDAKSIGVGQYQHDVDQKALKQALDDVVMSCVNAVGVDLNRASAQLLTYVSGLNAAIAKNIVAYREENGPFASRQALMKVSRLGPKAFEQCAGFLRIPDGDNPLDASAVHPESYPIVDQMAADLGAAVKDLMHSQNLRERIDISAYVTDAVGLPTLRDIMAELAKPGRDPREKFEAFSFAEGVETLDDLKPGMRLPGIVTNITAFGAFVDIGVHQDGLVHISQMADRYVKNPADIVSVHQKVQVTIIDIDRPRNRISLSMKTDAGLSPAPDRGNTEKTEKPRKSRPQKKPKTNKPETFNNPFADAFRKKGLK; this comes from the coding sequence ATGGAAACAGATCGCTTTATTGCCGCTATATCCGAAGAATTAACGCTCAACCCCGGTCAGGTCGAAGCAGCCGCCTCCCTGCTTGAGTCGGGCGCCACTATCCCGTTTATCGCCCGCTACCGGAAGGAGGCCACCGGCAGCCTGGATGAAGTGGCGGTAACCGCTATTCGGGACCGGCTGAACCAGCTGAAAGAGTTGTCGGACCGAAAAGAGACCGTGCTTAAATCCCTTGAGAAAAACGGGCACCTGACCGATGAGCTCAAGCAGAAAGTCCTTGCGGCCGATTCCCTGGCCACGCTTGAAGACCTGTATCTGCCCTACAAACCCAAGCGCCGGACCAAAGGGGTCATCGCCCGGGAAAAAGGGCTTGAGCCGCTGGCCACAGCTCTTTTCGAGCAGACCGGCAAGGATCCGCAGGCGGCGGCCGACCCCTTTATTGATCCGGAAAAAGGCTTTAACACCATTGACGAGGCCCTTTCCGGCGCCCGGGACATCATCGCCGAAACGGTCAATGAAAACGAGGACGCCCGGGCCGCCCTGCGGGAGATTTTCTTTACCAAGGGAATCATTAAAAGCTGGGTTGCCGCGGATATGGCGGAAAAAGGCGCCAAATACCGGGATTATTTTGACTGGGAAGAACCTTTGACCGCTATTCCCTCGCACCGGATGCTGGCCATCCGGCGGGGGGAGACCGAGGATATTCTCCATTTCCGTATTCAGCCGGATGCGGACCAGGCGACGGCCCTGCTTGAATCGCTTTTCGTTAAAGGCGACGGCCCGGATGCCGAACAGGTGCGGCAGGCGGTTAAAGACGCCTATAAACGGCTGCTTTCCAATTCCATGGAAACCGAAGCCCGGATCCGGGCCAAAAAAACCGCAGACACCGAAGCCATACGCATATTTGCCGAAAACCTCCGGCAGCTCCTGCTGGCCCCGCCCCTGGGCACCAAACGGGTCATGGGCATTGACCCGGGCTTTCGCACCGGCTGCAAGGTGGTCTGCCTGGACGCACAGGGCAAGCTCCTGCTCACGGATACCATCTATCCCCATATGTCGGAAAAACAGAGAGCCGCCGAAAGAGACAAAATCAAGTCTTTATGTGAGACGTATCAAATTGAAGCGGTGGCTGTGGGAAACGGTACAGCCGGCCGGGAAACCGAGGCCTTTGTCAAGGCCATTGAGTTCTCCCCGCCCCCGCAGGTGGTCATGGTCAATGAAAGCGGGGCGTCGGTCTATTCCGCATCCGAGGTGGCCCGGGAGGAATTTCCAAATCACGACTTGACCGTCCGGGGCGCGGTCTCCATCGGCCGCCGGCTCATGGATCCCCTGGCGGAGCTGGTCAAGATCGACGCCAAATCCATCGGAGTGGGCCAATATCAGCATGATGTGGATCAGAAGGCCTTAAAGCAGGCCCTGGATGATGTGGTGATGAGCTGTGTGAACGCCGTGGGCGTTGATTTAAACCGGGCCAGCGCCCAGCTCTTGACCTATGTTTCCGGATTAAACGCCGCAATTGCGAAAAACATTGTCGCATACAGGGAAGAAAACGGCCCCTTTGCTTCCAGGCAGGCACTGATGAAGGTGTCCCGGCTGGGACCCAAGGCGTTTGAACAATGCGCCGGGTTTTTGCGCATTCCGGACGGGGACAATCCCCTGGACGCCAGCGCCGTGCATCCGGAGAGCTATCCCATAGTGGATCAAATGGCGGCTGATCTGGGCGCTGCCGTGAAGGATCTGATGCATAGTCAGAATTTACGGGAAAGAATCGATATTTCCGCCTATGTAACAGATGCAGTGGGCCTGCCGACGCTCCGGGACATAATGGCGGAGCTGGCCAAGCCCGGCCGCGATCCGCGGGAAAAATTCGAGGCTTTTTCCTTTGCCGAAGGCGTGGAAACCCTGGATGACCTGAAACCCGGTATGAGGCTTCCGGGAATTGTGACCAATATCACCGCATTCGGCGCGTTTGTGGACATCGGCGTCCACCAGGACGGCCTGGTCCATATCAGCCAGATGGCCGACAGATATGTGAAAAACCCGGCGGACATCGTCTCGGTGCATCAAAAAGTCCAGGTAACAATCATAGATATTGACCGGCCGAGGAACCGGATTTCTCTGTCTATGAAAACAGATGCGGGGCTGTCCCCCGCCCCGGACCGGGGAAATACCGAAAAAACGGAAAAACCCCGGAAATCCCGTCCCCAAAAAAAGCCGAAAACAAATAAGCCCGAAACCTTCAATAATCCGTTCGCTGATGCCTTCAGAAAAAAGGGGTTGAAATAA
- a CDS encoding cytoplasmic protein, with protein MNGVNSANDIDFTIDKDNLYREESITDLKVASIRKMVPVNPDGTEDTNRNPVFIGNSQLMTPEGPLPLQAKLNATTMDEAMKEFPQAMKQSLNETIEHLRNMQQEQQQQPQQSDSRIITPR; from the coding sequence ATGAACGGCGTGAACTCAGCCAATGATATTGATTTTACAATTGATAAGGACAATCTTTACCGGGAAGAATCCATTACCGATCTAAAAGTGGCGTCCATCCGGAAAATGGTGCCGGTTAACCCGGACGGCACGGAGGATACCAACCGGAACCCGGTATTTATCGGCAACTCGCAGCTCATGACCCCGGAAGGGCCGCTGCCGCTCCAGGCCAAACTAAACGCCACTACCATGGATGAGGCCATGAAGGAGTTTCCGCAGGCCATGAAGCAGTCGCTGAATGAAACAATCGAACACCTGCGAAATATGCAGCAGGAACAGCAGCAACAGCCTCAGCAGAGCGATTCCCGGATTATTACCCCCCGGTAA
- a CDS encoding nitronate monooxygenase produces MSRHVLKTPLCDMLGIEYPILSAGMGPTLIGENTGAPVELVVAVSEAGGLGVLGGSGFTVEELREAIREIKAQTDKPFGVDLLLPKSLSAEADAAASGGGPTEMPLKDIIQTIPKEHLDWLNQMIEEMQLPDVDTILRLNTTTMRPKEAVDVCIEEKVPLFCAGLGNPGFMVERAHAVGMKVLGITGNSKNAKRMADSGIDLLVAQGHEGGGHTGRIGTMALLPAAIDAAHPVPVLGAGGIGDGRGVAAALAMGCTGVWIGTRFLATEEGGALDINKQLIVKSTDEDTRVSTAYTGKTLRANYSKFHDLWNQSGLEPLPFPAQVVVSSYLLSAFIEAGKTDYVGGLAGQVSGIIHDIKPARQVVEEMVAETVDILSRKMPETVRME; encoded by the coding sequence ATGAGCAGACATGTACTAAAGACCCCCTTATGCGATATGCTGGGCATTGAATACCCAATTCTGAGTGCCGGCATGGGCCCCACACTGATCGGCGAAAACACCGGCGCCCCGGTGGAGCTGGTGGTGGCGGTATCCGAGGCCGGCGGTCTGGGCGTCCTGGGCGGCAGCGGCTTTACCGTCGAAGAACTTCGCGAGGCCATTCGGGAAATCAAGGCCCAGACGGACAAGCCGTTCGGCGTGGATCTGCTGCTGCCCAAAAGCCTGTCGGCGGAAGCCGATGCTGCGGCCTCCGGCGGCGGTCCCACGGAGATGCCCTTAAAAGATATCATCCAGACGATTCCGAAAGAGCACCTGGACTGGCTGAACCAAATGATTGAAGAGATGCAGCTGCCGGACGTGGACACCATCCTCCGCTTAAACACCACGACCATGCGGCCCAAGGAGGCGGTGGACGTCTGCATCGAAGAGAAAGTGCCCTTGTTCTGCGCAGGCCTTGGAAATCCGGGATTCATGGTGGAACGGGCCCATGCCGTCGGAATGAAAGTGCTGGGAATCACCGGCAATTCAAAAAACGCCAAACGCATGGCCGATTCCGGCATTGATCTGCTGGTTGCCCAGGGCCACGAAGGCGGCGGTCATACCGGGCGCATCGGGACCATGGCGCTTTTACCTGCGGCCATTGACGCGGCCCACCCGGTACCCGTGCTTGGCGCCGGGGGTATCGGAGACGGCCGCGGCGTTGCCGCCGCTTTGGCCATGGGATGCACCGGCGTCTGGATCGGCACCCGGTTTCTGGCCACCGAAGAGGGCGGCGCCCTTGATATCAACAAACAATTGATTGTCAAATCGACCGATGAGGACACCCGGGTCAGTACCGCCTATACAGGCAAAACCCTGCGGGCGAACTACAGCAAATTCCATGATCTTTGGAATCAGTCAGGCCTGGAGCCGCTGCCGTTTCCGGCCCAGGTGGTTGTCTCCTCTTATCTTCTCTCCGCCTTTATTGAAGCCGGCAAAACCGATTATGTCGGGGGACTGGCCGGTCAGGTCTCGGGGATTATCCATGACATCAAGCCCGCCCGGCAGGTTGTGGAAGAGATGGTAGCCGAGACCGTGGATATCCTCTCCCGGAAAATGCCGGAAACTGTCCGGATGGAATAA
- a CDS encoding porin, with translation MGNHWRRGVYRCRRTYFSVKGTATPELSFFMHYAADRIGQQGRDNSGMGLGTGLAVRDAWVTYKVLGNDLMIQAGRMYIPFTRNYGTTSTKALLTTELDWGQGGIRSGIFYPSKVGRDDSVTLWGNVLAEVVMPDASGAEDTNVYGAGLNYYIKGLANKLTAEYTRVDSDNDEIGETDIITVQAAFGF, from the coding sequence ATGGGGAATCATTGGCGTCGGGGCGTTTATCGGTGCCGTCGCACCTACTTCAGCGTCAAGGGGACTGCCACGCCGGAGCTTAGCTTTTTCATGCATTATGCCGCCGACCGTATCGGCCAGCAAGGGCGCGACAATTCGGGAATGGGCCTGGGCACGGGACTGGCTGTCCGGGATGCCTGGGTGACATACAAGGTTTTGGGCAATGACCTGATGATCCAGGCAGGGCGCATGTATATTCCGTTTACCCGGAATTACGGGACCACCTCCACCAAGGCGCTTTTAACCACGGAGCTTGATTGGGGTCAGGGCGGCATCCGGAGCGGGATTTTTTATCCCAGCAAGGTTGGCCGGGATGACAGCGTCACCCTATGGGGCAATGTGCTTGCGGAAGTTGTTATGCCGGATGCAAGCGGGGCTGAGGACACCAATGTTTACGGCGCTGGGTTAAATTACTATATCAAGGGCCTGGCCAACAAGCTGACCGCTGAATACACGCGGGTGGACAGCGACAATGACGAGATCGGCGAAACCGATATCATTACGGTCCAGGCGGCCTTCGGTTTTTAG
- a CDS encoding RNA pseudouridine synthase, which produces MTSSDSYFFIPSWPVFYEDNHLLTLYKPAGLLVQADQTKDPSLLELAKSWLKQRHEKPGRVFLGLVHRLDRPVAGVILFARTSKAAGRLSEQFRSGIVEKKYTAIVEGTIRQAAGHLVHSIERINGRSSRIMDQPTPKSREARLSYQVLDTGQSKSLVEINLETGRHHQIRAQFAHIGHPVLGDLRYGAGAPLPEKQIALCATELSILHPTLKDTRTFTAPYPHCWPWPTLDDDQNAPPWNWSAIAPQIKPYIG; this is translated from the coding sequence ATGACGTCTTCTGATTCTTATTTCTTTATACCCAGCTGGCCGGTTTTTTATGAAGACAACCATCTCCTGACCTTATATAAACCGGCCGGCCTGCTGGTGCAGGCGGATCAGACCAAAGATCCGTCACTCCTGGAGCTTGCCAAGAGCTGGCTGAAACAGCGGCATGAAAAACCCGGCCGGGTGTTTCTGGGGCTGGTCCATCGCCTGGACCGCCCGGTGGCCGGCGTCATATTATTTGCCCGCACATCAAAGGCGGCCGGCCGGTTAAGCGAACAGTTCCGGAGCGGGATAGTGGAAAAAAAATACACGGCTATTGTGGAAGGCACTATCAGGCAGGCTGCCGGTCATCTGGTACATTCAATTGAGCGCATCAACGGCAGATCCAGCCGGATCATGGACCAGCCCACCCCGAAATCCCGGGAAGCCCGGCTTTCTTATCAGGTGCTTGATACCGGCCAATCAAAAAGCCTGGTTGAAATCAACCTGGAGACCGGCCGGCACCACCAGATCCGGGCCCAGTTTGCCCATATCGGCCATCCCGTGCTGGGCGACCTCCGCTACGGCGCAGGCGCGCCGCTTCCGGAAAAACAGATCGCCCTTTGCGCCACCGAACTCTCGATCCTCCATCCGACCCTCAAGGACACCCGAACATTTACCGCCCCTTACCCCCATTGCTGGCCCTGGCCGACCCTCGACGACGATCAAAACGCGCCGCCCTGGAACTGGTCGGCCATTGCCCCACAAATAAAACCCTATATCGGCTGA